A single Triticum dicoccoides isolate Atlit2015 ecotype Zavitan chromosome 2A, WEW_v2.0, whole genome shotgun sequence DNA region contains:
- the LOC119357089 gene encoding endoglucanase 13-like — MARLTIASAAAVALLVLLAAASAEASPAWADYAGAFDKSLQFFEAQRSGKLPADRTVHWRGDSALTDGFSQGVDLVGGYYDAGDHVKFGFPAAYAVTMLSWGVLEFEKEMVAANSLNRALDAIRWGTNYFIKAHTEPNTLWVQVGDGDSDHLCWERAEDMSTPRTASKIDASRPGSEVAAETAAALAAAAKVFRHYDSMYADLLLMHAKQIFTFADTFRGRYDDSLQCAKKFYPSASGYQDELLWGAAWLYEATGDQDYLDYVARNADAFGGTGWAVREFSWDNKYAGVQVLLSKVLLAGGGDGDYADTLKQFRAKAEFFMCACIQKNGGNNVRTTPGGLLYVADWNNMQYVSSSVFLLTVYADYLAESGDKLKCPDAEVAPAEIVAFARSQVDYVLGKNPLSMSYMVGHGDKFPTHVHHRGASIPSVYAVNDTVGCMEGFDAYYNSKGADPNVLVGALVGGPDGHDGFVDDRCNYQRAEPTLAAAAPMCGVFARLAAQPAAAGNSPGYQPPQDTLHVGGAPLEFVHAVTNSWEYNGVDHYRHTVTAKNTCGHPITYLKLRIEGLTGPIYGVSATQDKEMYGFPSWVTRLDAGEKLTIVYIQEGGPAAKIAVAQYKTG, encoded by the exons ATGGCGCGGTTGACGAtcgcatcggcggcggcggtggcgctgctCGTGCTcctcgcggcggcgtccgcggagGCCTCGCCGGCGTGGGCGGACTACGCCGGCGCGTTCGACAAGTCCCTCCAGTTCTTCGAGGCGCAGCGGTCCGGCAAGCTCCCAGCCGACCGCACCGTGCACTGGCGCGGCGACTCCGCCCTCACAGACGGCTTCTCCCAGGGG GTGGATCTGGTCGGCGGGTActacgacgccggcgaccacgtCAAGTTCGGGTTCCCGGCGGCGTACGCGGTGACCATGCTGTCGTGGGGCGTGCTCGAGTTCGAGAAGGAGATGGTCGCCGCCAACTCCCTCAACCGCGCCCTCGACGCCATCCGCTGGGGCACCAACTACTTCATCAAGGCCCACACCGAGCCCAATACCCTCTGGGTCCAG GTGGGCGACGGGGACAGCGACCACCTGTGCTGGGAGCGCGCGGAGGACATGTCGACGCCGAGGACGGCGTCCAAGATCGACGCCAGCCGCCCGGGCTCCGAGGTGGCCGCCGAAACAGCAGcagcgctcgccgccgccgccaaggtGTTCCGGCACTACGACTCCATGTACGCCGACCTGCTCCTCATGCACGCCAAGCAGATCTTcaccttcgccgacaccttccgggGCCGCTACGACGACTCCCTGCAATGCGCCAAGAAGTTCTACCCCTCCGCCTCCGGCTACCAGGACGAGCTGCTCTGGGGCGCCGCCTGGCTCTACGAGGCCACCGGCGACCAGGACTACCTCGACTACGTCGCCCGTAACGCGGACGCCTTCGGCGGGACCGGCTGGGCCGTGCGCGAGTTCTCCTGGGACAACAAGTACGCCGGTGTCCAGGTGCTGCTCTCCAAGGTGCTCctcgcgggcggcggcgacggtgactaCGCCGACACGCTCAAGCAGTTCCGGGCCAAGGCCGAGTTCTTCATGTGCGCCTGCATCCAGAAGAACGGCGGCAACAACGTCAGGACCACCCCCGGCGGCCTCCTCTACGTCGCCGACTGGAACAACATGCAGTACGTCAGCTCCTCCGTCTTCCTCCTCACCGTCTACGCCGACTACCTCGCCGAGTCCGGCGACAAGCTCAAGTGCCCCGACGCCGAGGTCGCGCCCGCCGAGATCGTCGCCTTCGCCAGGTCCCAGGTGGACTACGTCCTGGGCAAGAACCCGCTGTCCATGAGCTACATGGTGGGCCACGGCGACAAGTTCCCCACGCACGTGCACCACCGCGGCGCCTCCATCCCGTCCGTCTACGCCGTCAACGACACCGTCGGGTGCATGGAGGGGTTCGACGCCTACTACAACAGCAAGGGCGCCGACCCCAACGTCCTCGTCGGCGCGCTCGTCGGCGGGCCAGACGGCCACGACGGCTTCGTCGACGACCGCTGCAACTACCAGCGCGCCGagcccaccctcgccgccgccgcgcccatgTGCGGCGTCTTCGCCCGCCTCGCCGCCCAACCCGCCGCCGCCGGTAACAGCCCGGGTTACCAGCCTCCGCAGGACACCCTGCACGTCGGAGGCGCGCCGCTGGAGTTCGTGCACGCGGTCACCAACTCGTGGGAGTACAACGGCGTGGACCACTACCGGCACACCGTGACGGCGAAGAACACGTGCGGCCACCCCATCACCTACCTGAAGCTGCGGATCGAGGGGCTGACCGGCCCCATCTACGGCGTCTCTGCCACACAGGACAAGGAGATGTACGGGTTCCCCTCGTGGGTCACCAGACTTGACGCCGGCGAGAAGCTTACCATCGTGTACATCCAGGAGGGCGGCCCCGCTGCCAAGATCGCCGTCGCCCAGTACAAGACGGGCTGA